The genomic DNA AGGCCCTCTCGGACGCGACCCGGCAGGAGATTCTCCGCCTGTTGGAATCGCAGCAGCGCACGGTGGGTGAGATCGTCGGAAACTTCAATCTTTCGCAGCCGACGATTTCGCGGCACCTGTCGGTCTTGAAGGAGGCGGATCTGGTGGTGGACCAGCGGCAAGGTCAGAATGTGATCTACCGCCTCAACGACAACGCGCTGGAGACTTCCATGCGCGAGTTCTTCGGCCAGTTCCGGACCTGTCAGGAAGCGCTCCGCTGAGGGGTCTCGCGGCGCCTTTCTGACGACCGAATCCAGCCCTCCTTTCTGCTCCCGGAGCGGCGCTTGGATTCGCCTTCACGCGCGCGCTATACTGCCGGGCCTTGACCGGCGGCGGTCAGCCAATCCGTGGATGGCTCCTACTCGAGCCGCGGGTTGGCTTTCTGCGTTCGGCGGTCGGAGTTTCACACCGAGGCGGTGTAGCTCAGCTGGTTAGAGCGAGCGACTCATAATCGCTAGGTCGGGGGTTCAAGTCCCTTCACCGCCACCACTCCCCTTCCCTACGGTCAGGCTCATGGCGGCGACTCAGGAACTCGGTGAGTTTCCATTCGCCTCGAGAGGCGAATGGAAACTCGACAAGTCCTCTCTTTTCTCTCTCGACAAGTCCTCTCTTTCCTCCGTCGACAAGTCCTCTCTTTCCTCTCTCGTCCGAACCTCTTCGTCCCTAGTCTCTTCCTCGAAGTCGGTCTGTGCCAGGGTTGAACAACTCCTGTCGGAGGCGCTCGATGACTTGCCTGCTTCGGAACCCACTCCTTTGGTGGTGGGTTTCTCTGGAGGAACTGACTCCTCTGCTCTTCTGTTGGCCCTCTCCCAATCTTCACTCGTTCGGCCCATCGCCGCTCATCTAGACCATGGTCTTGACCCCTCCTCCCGTGATCGAGCCAAAGCCGCTGACCAGATTGCCCGATCTCTAGGCGTCGACTGGGTTTCGGAACGGCGAACGGTCGTCGACTCCGGAGACGGGATCGAGGCCGCCGGGCGATCGGCTCGATATTCGTTTTTGGCGGAGACGGCGCGGCGGGTGGGGGCTTCGGTGGTGACTACCGGGCATCATCTGGAAGACCAGGCGGAGACGGTTTTGCTGCGGATTCTGTTTGGGTCGGGGGTAGCTGGGCTTTCCGGGATGGCGGCGGTGGGGACGGTGCCGGGGGCGGCGGACTTGACTTTGGTTCGGCCGCTGCTGGGGGTGCGGCGGGCGGTGCTGGCCGAGATCGTTCGGGAGGCTGAACTCAAGCCGGTGGAGGATCCTTCGAATCTGGATCTCTCGTTGGCTCGCAATCTGGTGCGGCATCGGCTGCTGCCGGTCCTGGAGCAGGAGGAGGGGGATCTGGCGCCACGGCTGGCGAGGCTGGCGAGGCGGGCTCGGGGGGCTCGGCGGCGGATCGATGAGGTGCTCGCGGAGCGGTTGGCGGTGGCGGCGGCTGAGGAAGGGCCTTCGGTGGAGCTCGTGGAGTTGAGGAGCTTGCCGGATCCGCTGTGGGAGTTTGGGCTGGCTCGGCTGCATCGGGCGGCGGGACTTCCGCTGCCGCCTTCGGCCCGGGCGCGGGCGGAGCTGCGGCGGCAGGTGGCGGCTTCCGGGGAAGTGGTTTGTGACTGCGGTGGGGGCTGGCGGTGGAGGGAGAGTGGGGGACGGTTGATACTGGAGCGGCCGGGGCCCACGGCGCCCGGTTTCACGTATACTCTCCAGGCTCCTGGCGAGGTGGAGATCGGCGAGCTGGGATTGCGATTTCGATTGCGCCGCGGCGCCTTCGAAGACTGGATGCTCCAGGGCTCGGCGCGGCGTGCGGGCTTGGTTTTGCCGCTTCGCCCCGGCCAATCGGTGACCGTACGGTCGCGGCGACCCGGCGATCG from Acidobacteriota bacterium includes the following:
- a CDS encoding metalloregulator ArsR/SmtB family transcription factor; translated protein: MAEQLQVTQISSHLHTRDGRQLTKVFKALSDATRQEILRLLESQQRTVGEIVGNFNLSQPTISRHLSVLKEADLVVDQRQGQNVIYRLNDNALETSMREFFGQFRTCQEALR
- the tilS gene encoding tRNA lysidine(34) synthetase TilS — protein: MAATQELGEFPFASRGEWKLDKSSLFSLDKSSLSSVDKSSLSSLVRTSSSLVSSSKSVCARVEQLLSEALDDLPASEPTPLVVGFSGGTDSSALLLALSQSSLVRPIAAHLDHGLDPSSRDRAKAADQIARSLGVDWVSERRTVVDSGDGIEAAGRSARYSFLAETARRVGASVVTTGHHLEDQAETVLLRILFGSGVAGLSGMAAVGTVPGAADLTLVRPLLGVRRAVLAEIVREAELKPVEDPSNLDLSLARNLVRHRLLPVLEQEEGDLAPRLARLARRARGARRRIDEVLAERLAVAAAEEGPSVELVELRSLPDPLWEFGLARLHRAAGLPLPPSARARAELRRQVAASGEVVCDCGGGWRWRESGGRLILERPGPTAPGFTYTLQAPGEVEIGELGLRFRLRRGAFEDWMLQGSARRAGLVLPLRPGQSVTVRSRRPGDRLRPFGAAGQRKLKDVLIDKRVPRAERNAIPLLCLGEEGRRIAWVPGITIDDRYRIDPSNLRPSTIWIAELLNTPPDS